From the Fibrobacter sp. UWB4 genome, one window contains:
- the mdh gene encoding malate dehydrogenase — translation MARKKIALVGAGQIGGTMALVLAQKNLGDVVLIDIPMTQGMPKGKALDIMEGRSVINSSVDLQGSTDYSAIKGADVVIVTAGFPRMPGMSRDDLLDKNCGVIKTVAEAIKENAPDAFVIVITNPLDAMVYNMQKQSGLPANKVIGMAGVLDSARLACFVADELGVSVEDVKALVMGGHGDTMVSIMECVSVGGIPVSQLMSKEKFAELAKRTAGAGGEIVNLLGRGSAFYSPATSAIHMAEAYLLDKKSVFSCAAKLNGEYGVNGLYCGVPVVVGANGVEKILEVKMSAEEKAAFDKSVEACKKNAEWVDAHT, via the coding sequence ATGGCTAGAAAGAAGATTGCACTCGTTGGTGCTGGTCAAATTGGTGGTACAATGGCTCTCGTGCTCGCACAGAAGAACCTCGGCGACGTCGTCCTTATCGACATCCCGATGACTCAGGGCATGCCGAAGGGTAAGGCTCTCGACATTATGGAAGGCCGCTCCGTCATCAATTCGTCCGTTGATCTTCAGGGTTCTACCGATTATTCTGCCATTAAGGGTGCTGACGTTGTTATCGTTACCGCTGGTTTCCCGCGCATGCCGGGCATGAGCCGTGACGACCTTTTGGACAAGAACTGCGGCGTTATCAAGACTGTTGCCGAAGCCATCAAGGAAAATGCTCCGGATGCATTCGTGATCGTTATTACGAACCCGCTCGACGCCATGGTCTACAACATGCAGAAGCAGTCTGGCCTCCCGGCTAACAAGGTTATCGGTATGGCTGGTGTGCTCGACTCCGCTCGTCTCGCTTGCTTCGTCGCTGACGAACTCGGCGTTTCCGTCGAAGACGTCAAGGCTCTCGTTATGGGCGGCCACGGCGACACGATGGTCTCCATCATGGAATGCGTCTCTGTCGGCGGTATCCCGGTTTCTCAGCTCATGAGCAAGGAAAAGTTTGCTGAACTTGCAAAGCGTACTGCTGGTGCAGGTGGCGAAATCGTGAACCTCCTCGGTCGCGGTTCTGCTTTCTACAGCCCGGCAACTTCTGCTATCCACATGGCTGAAGCTTACCTCCTCGACAAGAAGAGCGTGTTCTCTTGCGCTGCCAAGCTCAATGGCGAATACGGCGTGAACGGCCTCTACTGCGGTGTGCCGGTTGTCGTTGGTGCAAACGGTGTCGAAAAGATTCTCGAAGTCAAGATG